The genome window TTTTCGGAATGCGCGTTGAACCACAACAATTAAAAGATTTTTTGCTTGATTCCGGGCTTGTCACTTCGGCTGACGTTGAATCCGCGGAAAAAAAGGCCGGGGAAGCAAAACAGGAACTTGGAGAAATCCTCATAAAGGAAAATAAAATTTCCGAAGACGACTTGCGCCGTTTGCAGGCTTATATTTTGGGAATTCCTTTCGTAAATTTGGAAAAAGAAAAACTTGATTTTGAAATTTTGTCGCACATACCCGAGCCGATAGCAAAATCGTATAACATCATCGCTTTTAAGAGGACGGGAAATAATCTGGAAGTGGCGATGCTTGACCCGAATGACCTTGAGGCCATAGATTTTGTCAGGAAAAAATCCAATTTTAAAATTTTACCCAGGCTTACGACGCGCGAATCCATAAAACACGGGCTTCAGCAGTATCACAAAAGCTTGCAGGCGGAGTTCAGCGAAATAATAAAAAAAGAATCGGCGGAAATAAAAACCATAGGCGTGACCGAAGGGGAGGAAGTGAATCCTGAAGATTTGAAAAAGATGGCTGAAGATTTGCCCGTGGTGAGGATAGTGGATACGCTGCTTCAGCACGCGATAATACAGAGGGCGTCGGATATTCATATTGAACCAAGAGAAAAAGAAGTTCTCGTGAGATATCGCATCGACGGAATTTTGCGCGATACTATGGATTTGCCCGGAGATGTTTCAGACGCGATAATCGCCCGCATAAAAATTCTTTCCAATTTGAGGCTTGATGAAAAACGCCTGCCGCAGGACGGAAGATTTAAAATTGAAACGGAAGGTTCCAAAGTTTCTTTCAGGGTTTCCATACTTCCCGTTTCCGGCGGAGAAAAAGCGGTTTTACGTCTTTTGCCCGAAGATTCAAAAGGATTTTCTCTTGAAGTGCTCGGTTTTTTCGGTGATCAACTGGAAGCGGTGCAAAAAGCAATGAACAGGCCGCATGGGTTGATTCTTGCGACAGGCCCTACCGGTTGCGGCAAGACCACTACTCTTTACACTGTTTTGGATATAGTGAATACGCCGGAAGTGAATATTTGCACAATTGAAGATCCGATTGAATACCAAATTCCGCGAATAAACCAGACACAGGTAAAACCCGATATCGGTTTTACTTTCGCAAACGGGCTTCGGTCTTTAGTCAGGCAAGACCCGGATATAATAATGGTCGGCGAAATAAGAGACGGCGAAACGGCGTCTCTTGCAATCAACGCCGCCCTTACCGGACATTTGGTTTTTTCAACTTTGCATACCAATTCAGCCGCCGGCGCGATTCCAAGACTTTTGGATATGAAAGTGGAATCTTTTCTTCTGGCTTCAACTTTGGATTTGATTATCGCGCAAAGGCTTGTCCGAACTCTTACGAATTCAAAAAAGCCTTACAAACTTTCCAAAAAAGAAATTGAAGAACTTGGCAAAGAAGTGGACTTGAAAAGAGTTTTGGAATTTTTAAAAAATTTGAAACTGGCCAAACCGGATCAGGCTCTTGAAGATATCACTTTTTATAAACCGGAACCGTCAGCCGAAAGTCCGGACGGATACAAGGGAAGAATCGGAATTCACGAAACACTTTCGATGC of Candidatus Paceibacterota bacterium contains these proteins:
- a CDS encoding GspE/PulE family protein produces the protein MRVEPQQLKDFLLDSGLVTSADVESAEKKAGEAKQELGEILIKENKISEDDLRRLQAYILGIPFVNLEKEKLDFEILSHIPEPIAKSYNIIAFKRTGNNLEVAMLDPNDLEAIDFVRKKSNFKILPRLTTRESIKHGLQQYHKSLQAEFSEIIKKESAEIKTIGVTEGEEVNPEDLKKMAEDLPVVRIVDTLLQHAIIQRASDIHIEPREKEVLVRYRIDGILRDTMDLPGDVSDAIIARIKILSNLRLDEKRLPQDGRFKIETEGSKVSFRVSILPVSGGEKAVLRLLPEDSKGFSLEVLGFFGDQLEAVQKAMNRPHGLILATGPTGCGKTTTLYTVLDIVNTPEVNICTIEDPIEYQIPRINQTQVKPDIGFTFANGLRSLVRQDPDIIMVGEIRDGETASLAINAALTGHLVFSTLHTNSAAGAIPRLLDMKVESFLLASTLDLIIAQRLVRTLTNSKKPYKLSKKEIEELGKEVDLKRVLEFLKNLKLAKPDQALEDITFYKPEPSAESPDGYKGRIGIHETLSMRDTIRTLIMKNATSDEIEEQAKKEGMITMFEDGIIKSAQGITSIEEVFRVTRE